The stretch of DNA GTTTATTCATAAGATCAATAGCGCGTTAACTATGACCGCATTTTCTACTATCATTGGCGATGCTATAAATACTTCTCCAAATATATCGCCGTCGGCATTTTTGGTTGATAATTGTGAGAACGTATACATTGCGGGGTGGGGAGGGAAGTGTAGTACAGGAATTGGTGGTGGACAGGGAAATACAACGGGTCTTCCTGTTACTTCAGATGCTTACCAGTCATCAACTGATGGTTGTGATTTTTACCTGATGTCGCTTTCGAAAAATGCAGCTACTTTAATTTATGCAACCTTTTTTGGTGCGGGTGGCAACCGGAATGAACATGTTGACGGGGGCACCAGTCGTTTTGACAAAAGGGGAGTGGTTTATCAATCGGTTTGTGCAAGTTGCGGGGGTACTTCAACTTTTCCTACAACTGCAACGGCTTGGTCAAAAACTAACAAATCGGGTAATTGCAATAACGCCGTATTTAAAATAGATTTTCAAACCCCCAATGTTGTGGCAATAGCTTCAACAACAGGTGTTGTAGGCTGCGCCCCTTTAACGTATACATTTATTAACGGCAGCGCGAATGCGTCAAGTTATGAATGGGATTTTGGTGATGGTTCACCGATCGATTACAGTACTGCACCCAGTCATCAATTTGTAAATGGCGGAACATATACAGTTAAAATTATTGCGAAAAATCCTTTGAGTTGTAATGGCGTTGATAGCGCCACTGTGCAGGTTACAGTAACGCCAGGGCCGGTTGTTGACCTGGGAGTTGATTATGATATGACCTGTAATGCATTGAAAGATATTACGCTTGATGCTAAAAATGCCGGAAGTACTTATTTGTGGAATACAGGGGCAACAACACAATCTATACAGCCTCCTGATTCGGGTAAATATTGGGTAACAGCAACATCAACAACAACGGGCTGTTCGTCGGTTGACACGATCAACCTGGTTGGCCCTCCGATGCCGGAAGGAGCCAGGCCTTATATTATTCCAAACATATTCACGCCGAACGGAGATAGTAAAAATGACACGTTTGTAATATCGGCTAAAGGACAGGTTTCGGAGTTTAATATTAAAATATATAACCGCTGGGGGCTATTGGTGTTTGAATCGAACGATATTAATAATTCATGGAGCGGTAAGATCGGTAGTAGTGATGCGTCGGATGGAACGTATTACTATTTGCTGAACTTTAACAGTTCGTGTATCAAGTCGCCATACTCGGATAGAGGATTTATTACTTTGCTCCGCTAGTTTTTCAGGCTTGCAATTTTTATTTTAAAATTAAAATTATTTTATATGTCAGACCAACAAAATAACCAGAATCAGCTTAATATTGAATTGAGCGAAGAGATCGCGGAGGGGAATTATTCCAACCTTGCTATAATTACACATTCGAATTCGGAGTTTGTTATTGATTTTATAAAGGTTATGCCGGGTGTGCCTAAGGCAAAAGTGAAATCGAGAATTCTGTTAACTCCCCAGCATGCCAAGCGCCTAATGAAGGCATTGAAGGAAAATGTGGCGAAATATGAGTCGGTTCACGGCCCAGTAAAAGACGTTGAGCCTATGGCCATTCCATTGAACTTTGGCGGACCTACAGCGCAGGCGTAAAATTGCGGTCTGGGATTCTCAAGCACCTTTAATTCTCCCGGAACCCAGAAATGAGTGTACCCGGAATGAACGAAACAATTCCCCAACGGAAACGATAGACTTTCCCTTTTCCATATTCCGCACTTTATCCAAATTGTAAAATGGGACTGATGGGAACAGGTGATGTTCATAATGATACCAGACATTATGCGGGGCAAAAATTAATTTCTGCCACCAGACAGCATGCACTCTGTTGGTTTCAGTCGTGCCCTGATGTTCGAACCATACCCGTAACCGGAATACTGCCCAATAAGAAGTAAAAACAGAAGCAAACCATAATATGAGCGGTATATATTGCTCAAAATAGAACAAGGTTACAATCATAACCAACCACCATGTTACGGGTCCGATAATATCTATTTTCCCTACTGATTTGATCGATCTGCTTATTTTGAAAAGTTCCCTGTAACTTATACCAAACAGGTCCTTTATTAAGTGGGTAATGTGTTTCGAATTTTTGGCAGGTAATTCCCATTGCGGCCTGCTCAATCGTTTAAGTATTAATTCCGGATCTTCCGGCGTGCCCACTTTTTTATGATGCGCAAAATGAAATTTCCGGTACCCGTTTATTCCAATACCTAAGGGCCAAAAAACAAATACGGAAGCCATAATATCATTTAACTGCCTGTTCTCGCAAGCTGCATAATGGGCGCCATCGTGACCCATTATGGCCAAAGCGTGCTGTCTGCTTCCAATGATGAAAACAGATAATATGTATACAACAGGGTGATTCAATTTAATGGCTGCAATCATTAGGGAGATAATTATTGCCCAATCCAATATAGTATTGAAAAGCCACCTGCTGATCTTGGGCTTTGAAAGCTCACTAATGTTTATTTTATGAGTGCCTTTCATTTTTATTTAGAAACATGTTAATTGTCAGGTAATTATAGAGATATTTACTGGACTTTCAAAGAGACTTTGGGCTGTATTTATAAACTATAACCCAACCCATGGCCCC from Bacteroidota bacterium encodes:
- a CDS encoding DUF3467 domain-containing protein — its product is MSDQQNNQNQLNIELSEEIAEGNYSNLAIITHSNSEFVIDFIKVMPGVPKAKVKSRILLTPQHAKRLMKALKENVAKYESVHGPVKDVEPMAIPLNFGGPTAQA
- a CDS encoding fatty acid desaturase family protein yields the protein MKGTHKINISELSKPKISRWLFNTILDWAIIISLMIAAIKLNHPVVYILSVFIIGSRQHALAIMGHDGAHYAACENRQLNDIMASVFVFWPLGIGINGYRKFHFAHHKKVGTPEDPELILKRLSRPQWELPAKNSKHITHLIKDLFGISYRELFKISRSIKSVGKIDIIGPVTWWLVMIVTLFYFEQYIPLILWFASVFTSYWAVFRLRVWFEHQGTTETNRVHAVWWQKLIFAPHNVWYHYEHHLFPSVPFYNLDKVRNMEKGKSIVSVGELFRSFRVHSFLGSGRIKGA